One part of the Vicia villosa cultivar HV-30 ecotype Madison, WI linkage group LG6, Vvil1.0, whole genome shotgun sequence genome encodes these proteins:
- the LOC131613939 gene encoding F-box protein CPR1-like, translating into MNHKLERPLIMPPSPVFIPHDLIVEVFSFLPVKSVIRFTCMSRKFDSLVSDPTFVNLHLHRYSRNQDASLIYPSQSDNATFTVFRLSENRPPRLTLPNHPYYHHKYKHCLYIVGSCNGLLCLGHHVFGGSKAETWIRFWNPATRILSGKLPASGDGGLYNLTFGYDSSTDTYMLVHFIPDRTEVKVLKLGDNVWKNIQNSPIWHPFPLHFVNLSGSVIWLAIRNYPSSRPYNCKNITIQQFWVISLDLGAETHTRLSLPQGFIEVPFVLPYLSVLKDSLCFSHDFRKTHFIIWKMKEFGVEESWTQLFKIRYHDLQIYDNFCNWQIRLLPLCLSEKRNTLLMTNPNTKILYNWRYNKAESTNILWPFGSPYYNESLVSYR; encoded by the coding sequence atgaatcacaaattagagcgCCCTCTCATCATGCCACCATCACCAGTATTCATCCCGCACGATCTTATCGTTGAAGTGTTTTCCTTTCTTCCGGTAAAATCAGTCATTCGATTTACATGCATGAGTAGGAAATTCGACTCTCTCGTCTCTGATCCCACCTTTGTGAATTTGCATCTTCATAGATATTCACGAAATCAAGACGCCTCACTTATATACCCGTCTCAAAGCGATAACGCCACCTTCACAGTTTTTCGTCTGTCAGAGAATCGTCCACCTCGTTTAACCCTTCCAAATCATCCTTACTATCATCACAAATACAAACACTGTCTCTATATCGTTGGTTCCTGCAATGGATTACTATGTTTGGGTCATCATGTTTTCGGTGGTAGCAAGGCAGAGACGTGGATTCGTTTTTGGAACCCCGCAACTAGGATATTATCAGGTAAATTACCAGCCAGCGGTGATGGAGGCCTTTATAATTTGACGTTTGGTTATGATAGTTCAACGGACACTTATATGCTGGTGCATTTTATTCCTGATAGAACAGAGGTAAAAGTTCTCAAGTTGGGTGATAATGTTtggaaaaatattcaaaattctcCTATATGGCATCCTTTCCCATTGCATTTTGTGAATCTGAGTGGTAGTGTTATTTGGTTGGCAATTCGCAATTACCCATCTTCTCGTCCTTATAATTGCAAGAATATTACTATCCAACAATTTTGGGTTATTTCACTTGATTTGGGTGCAGAGACACATACTCGGTTATCTCTTCCGCAGGGTTTTATTGAAGTGCCATTTGTTTTACCATATCTGAGTGTGTTAAAAGATAGTCTTTGTTTTTCTCATGATTTTAGAAAAACTCATTTTATAATATGGAAAATGAAGGAATTTGGAGTTGAAGAGTCTTGGACACAACTCTTTAAAATTAGATATCATGATCTTCAAATATATGATAACTTTTGTAACTGGCAGATTAGGCTGCTGCCATTATGCCTATCTGAGAAGAGAAATACTCTATTAATGACAAATCCAAACACTAAAATTCTCTATAACTGGAGATATAACAAAGCAGAGAGTACGAATATACTTTGGCCGTTTGGTAGCCCTTATTACAATGAAAGCTTGGTTTCATATCGCTGA
- the LOC131613940 gene encoding uncharacterized protein LOC131613940: MFLKVVVRVSDKLNDDANLNEVNHDVKTIDVRQQFTNDQIFSARQHMLEWCLVEMASRNDVVIATALEAMSHALANQPNSDKNAGSRSLETFHMENLTVFKGKHDLDGALKWLKEIARIFRVMDYTPAQKVRYGTHMLVVETDDWWSETRKEITWAMFCREFLRKYYSEYVRGTEFSKCIKFENKFGSEINNVVGYHKIRVFPDLVDSCRIYEESHNAHYKLVKDRRGKQNRSTLYDAPVGKGKA, translated from the exons ATGTTTCTCAAAGTTGTTGTAAGGGTTTCAGACAAGTTGAATGATGATGCTAATCTGAATGAGGTGAATCATGATGTTAAAACGATAGATGTtcgacaacaatttacaaatgatcaaaTTTTTAGTGCTCGTCAACATATGCTTGAATGG TGCTTAGTTGAGATGGCTAGTAGAAACGATGTTGTGATTGCTACTGCTTTGGAGGCTATGTCTCATGCTTTGGCAAATCAGCCAAATTCTGATAAGAATGCTGGATCTCGCAGTCTGGAGACCTTCCACATGGAGAATCTGACGGTCTTCAAAGGCAAGCATGACCTCGATGGCGCATTGAAATGGTTGAAGGAGATTgcgaggatcttccgagtgatggATTACACTCCAGCGCAGAAAGTTCgttatggtactcacatgctggtaGTCGAAACTGATGACTGGTGGTCAGAGACTC GTAAAGAGATCACTTGGGCTATGTTCTgcagagagtttctgaggaagtATTATTCTGAATATGTTCGGG GTACTGAGttttcaaagtgcatcaagtttgagaacaaATTTGGCTCTGAGATCAATAACGTTGTTGGGTATCATAAGATTCGTGTCTTCCCTGATTTGGTTGATAGTTGCAGGATTTATGAAGAAAGTCATAATGCACATTACAAGCTTGTCAAGGATAGGAGAGGTAAGCAGAACCGTAGCACACTTTATGATGCTCCAGTTGGAAAGGGTAAAGCATAA